In Rubrivirga marina, the following are encoded in one genomic region:
- a CDS encoding serine/threonine-protein kinase, translating to MIGRVIGTYRIESLLGKGGMGTVYRGLDLMLDRPVAVKALRADVAASPQHVERFRQEARTLARLLDPHIATLYALHRDGDDLYMVMEFVEGETFEALLHREGRLPVGRALALFDQALQGLEHAHRRGIVHRDVKPANFMLTPGGTVKAMDFGIARLLGSTRMTQTRHAIGTAEYMAPEQVRAREVDARTDVYALGVMLYEMVTGRVPFEAESAFETMQAHLQAAPPSPRHLVPGLPEAVEAALLTALAKDPADRHPSVAAFRAALADVALDAPLADPIPTPSEPEAAEPSGQRQPQRPPKATVAAPAPRAREGPEPGDRGKDATEPASTSLSAVADSTSEISSETPTSPPETTIAPSQETEVDAPESVDALRSGDDRRPSPTVLAVPEGGTPGPAPRVVPPTRIAPAGMTAPVPTPGGDWSPQPTLRDRVAALPRPALAAAAGVLLAAAAWAVWPNGGADPLTAEPIAEARGEGSVSALEPVPRALQPVPARPDGPAIGSPETAGPGETIAPADAASSAERPPPETSRSPSPAELPRRVEERRATERQEPAPPEHIESRPAPAEPAAPRTGTARVLVRPFGDVYIDGRRLARGTNAPVTADLAPGTYTVRATHPEFGELTETVRVRAGETADVRLQFATPAEVTVVSDPNNAEILLDGRPTGRYTPAVVTVPPGRHTIGVERDGFAPASQTVTVEAGRAPSRITLTLSPLQTP from the coding sequence ATGATCGGCCGCGTCATCGGGACGTACCGCATCGAGTCGCTCCTCGGCAAGGGCGGCATGGGGACCGTCTACCGCGGGCTCGACCTCATGCTCGACCGGCCCGTCGCGGTGAAGGCCCTCCGCGCCGACGTCGCCGCCTCGCCGCAGCACGTCGAGCGGTTCCGGCAGGAGGCCCGGACGCTCGCGCGGCTCCTCGACCCGCACATCGCCACGCTCTACGCGCTCCACCGCGACGGCGACGACCTCTACATGGTCATGGAGTTCGTCGAGGGCGAGACGTTCGAGGCCCTCCTCCACCGCGAGGGCCGCCTGCCCGTGGGCCGCGCGCTCGCCCTGTTCGACCAGGCCCTCCAAGGGCTGGAGCACGCCCACCGCCGCGGGATCGTCCACCGTGACGTGAAGCCGGCCAACTTCATGCTGACGCCGGGCGGGACCGTCAAGGCCATGGACTTCGGGATCGCCCGGCTCCTCGGCTCGACGCGGATGACCCAGACCCGCCACGCCATCGGGACGGCCGAGTACATGGCCCCCGAGCAGGTCCGCGCCCGCGAGGTCGACGCGCGGACGGACGTCTACGCGCTCGGCGTGATGCTGTACGAGATGGTGACGGGCCGCGTCCCGTTCGAGGCCGAGAGCGCGTTCGAGACGATGCAGGCGCACCTCCAGGCCGCCCCGCCGTCGCCGCGACACCTCGTCCCCGGCCTCCCCGAGGCGGTCGAGGCCGCCCTCCTGACGGCGCTCGCCAAGGACCCGGCCGACCGCCACCCGTCCGTCGCCGCCTTCCGCGCCGCGCTGGCGGACGTGGCGCTCGACGCACCGCTCGCGGACCCGATCCCGACGCCCTCGGAACCGGAAGCTGCGGAGCCGAGCGGCCAGCGACAACCGCAGCGCCCTCCAAAGGCCACCGTCGCCGCGCCGGCCCCTCGCGCTCGCGAGGGCCCTGAGCCGGGCGATCGGGGGAAGGACGCCACCGAGCCCGCCTCGACCAGCCTCTCGGCGGTCGCGGACTCGACCTCGGAGATCTCGTCGGAGACCCCAACATCGCCTCCTGAAACGACGATCGCTCCGTCGCAGGAGACCGAGGTAGACGCACCAGAATCCGTCGACGCCCTGCGCTCTGGCGACGATCGGCGGCCGTCACCCACCGTCCTCGCCGTCCCGGAGGGCGGTACTCCGGGCCCCGCGCCCCGCGTCGTGCCGCCGACGCGGATCGCGCCCGCGGGCATGACGGCGCCCGTGCCGACTCCGGGTGGGGACTGGTCCCCGCAGCCGACGCTCCGGGACCGGGTCGCCGCGCTCCCCCGGCCGGCGCTGGCGGCGGCCGCCGGCGTGCTGCTGGCCGCGGCCGCGTGGGCGGTCTGGCCGAACGGGGGGGCCGACCCGCTCACCGCCGAGCCGATCGCCGAGGCTCGGGGAGAGGGCTCGGTATCCGCGCTCGAGCCCGTGCCGCGGGCCCTCCAACCCGTGCCGGCACGGCCGGACGGCCCGGCCATCGGCTCGCCCGAGACTGCGGGGCCGGGGGAGACGATCGCGCCGGCCGACGCCGCCTCGAGTGCCGAGCGCCCCCCGCCGGAGACCTCCCGGTCCCCGTCGCCAGCGGAGCTACCCCGGCGGGTGGAGGAGCGACGCGCGACGGAGCGCCAAGAGCCAGCCCCACCCGAGCACATTGAGTCTCGGCCTGCGCCGGCCGAGCCCGCAGCGCCGCGGACCGGCACGGCCCGCGTCCTCGTCCGCCCCTTCGGCGACGTGTACATCGACGGGCGGCGGCTGGCGCGGGGCACGAACGCGCCCGTGACCGCCGACCTCGCGCCCGGCACCTACACCGTCCGCGCCACCCACCCCGAGTTCGGCGAGCTGACCGAGACGGTCCGCGTGCGGGCCGGCGAGACGGCCGACGTCCGCCTCCAGTTCGCCACGCCGGCCGAGGTCACCGTCGTCTCGGACCCCAACAACGCCGAGATCCTCCTCGACGGGCGGCCGACGGGGCGCTACACGCCGGCCGTGGTGACGGTCCCACCGGGGCGCCACACGATCGGGGTCGAGCGCGACGGCTTCGCGCCGGCCTCGCAGACGGTCACGGTCGAGGCCGGCCGCGCCCCCTCCCGCATCACGCTCACCCTCTCTCCTCTCCAGACGCCATGA
- a CDS encoding DEAD/DEAH box helicase has translation MSSPARPLPPAPLQERPLALPGIQPRDGFALREGQRTFLERWAEALQSGERNALGVFVPGYGKTITALASYAVARALGICDRLVVFVPRGNLRDQYADADELAQVFHWLGAPPVSFCSADSDRVFLKNLDTEVVVTTYQYASGERGNEALVEYCRRAKALFVFDEVHHLADDGTWARAIEKFPHAASVALSGTPMRSDNKSLFGVPVTTDAEGFEYYEALHEVGMREAHAEGGILKRVDAHVVDYAVRMVRTDTGEEVEVSLAALRDDPEASRDVDAYLARRKLRFHEVYLDTLLRPAFERFAQKRGALARQMARSGSFSGYRDHQMLVIGMSNAHAAAILDFVRRQFPDVRSARIGQDVPAGERQELLDAYRRGQIDVMVQVDMIGEGTDIKPISVLVKADLVRAVGKTMQQVFRGMRYVPQWPEEANTCDLYAAEDSGVAETLRWIAAEEKLGTKTSKGGQGGGEGATVEPTDHSVWELKSVRQGNSQTLSLEQMPGYRSSADFHREVPQERPRPVAVDMAARERELRQACAELAKELSYAADVSVREVHAAWKRQVRGQAQADASVVELAKKMTWLERSLRAGRLL, from the coding sequence TTGTCTTCCCCCGCCCGCCCGCTGCCGCCAGCGCCGCTCCAGGAACGTCCGCTGGCCCTCCCGGGCATCCAGCCGCGCGACGGGTTCGCGCTGCGGGAGGGCCAGCGGACGTTCCTGGAGCGGTGGGCCGAGGCGCTCCAGTCCGGCGAGCGGAACGCGCTCGGCGTGTTCGTCCCGGGCTACGGCAAGACCATCACCGCGCTCGCGAGCTACGCCGTCGCCCGCGCGCTCGGCATCTGCGACCGGCTCGTCGTGTTCGTCCCCCGTGGCAACCTCCGCGACCAGTACGCCGACGCCGACGAGCTCGCCCAGGTGTTCCACTGGCTCGGCGCCCCGCCCGTCAGTTTCTGCTCGGCCGACTCGGACCGCGTCTTCCTCAAGAACCTCGACACTGAGGTCGTGGTGACGACCTACCAGTACGCGAGCGGCGAGCGCGGCAACGAGGCGCTCGTCGAGTACTGCCGCCGCGCCAAGGCCCTCTTCGTGTTCGACGAGGTCCACCACCTCGCCGACGACGGGACGTGGGCGAGGGCCATCGAGAAGTTCCCCCACGCCGCCTCGGTGGCCCTCTCGGGCACCCCGATGCGGAGCGACAACAAGTCGCTGTTCGGCGTGCCCGTCACGACCGACGCCGAGGGGTTCGAGTACTACGAGGCGCTCCACGAGGTCGGGATGCGCGAGGCGCACGCCGAGGGCGGCATCCTCAAGCGCGTCGACGCCCACGTCGTCGACTACGCCGTGCGGATGGTGCGGACCGACACGGGCGAGGAGGTCGAGGTCTCGCTGGCCGCCCTCCGCGACGACCCCGAGGCGAGCCGCGACGTCGACGCCTACCTCGCCCGGCGGAAGCTCCGGTTCCACGAGGTCTACCTCGACACGCTCCTCCGGCCGGCGTTCGAGCGGTTCGCCCAGAAGCGCGGAGCGCTGGCGCGGCAGATGGCGCGATCCGGCAGCTTCTCGGGCTACCGCGACCACCAGATGCTCGTCATCGGGATGAGCAACGCGCACGCCGCCGCCATCCTCGACTTCGTCCGTCGCCAGTTCCCGGACGTCCGGAGCGCCCGCATCGGCCAGGACGTCCCGGCCGGCGAGCGGCAGGAGTTGCTCGACGCCTACCGCCGCGGCCAGATCGACGTGATGGTCCAGGTCGACATGATCGGCGAGGGCACGGACATCAAGCCGATCTCGGTGCTCGTGAAGGCCGACCTCGTCCGGGCCGTCGGCAAGACGATGCAGCAGGTGTTCCGCGGGATGCGCTACGTCCCACAGTGGCCCGAGGAGGCCAACACGTGCGACCTCTACGCGGCCGAGGACTCGGGCGTGGCCGAGACGCTCCGCTGGATCGCGGCGGAGGAGAAGCTGGGCACGAAGACGTCGAAGGGCGGCCAGGGGGGCGGCGAGGGCGCCACCGTCGAGCCGACCGATCACAGCGTCTGGGAGCTCAAGTCGGTCCGCCAAGGGAACAGCCAGACGCTGTCGCTGGAGCAGATGCCCGGCTACCGGTCCTCGGCCGACTTCCACCGCGAGGTCCCGCAGGAGCGCCCCCGCCCGGTCGCCGTCGACATGGCCGCGCGCGAGCGCGAGCTCCGCCAGGCGTGCGCCGAGCTGGCGAAGGAGCTGAGCTACGCCGCCGACGTGTCGGTCCGCGAGGTCCACGCCGCGTGGAAGCGCCAGGTCCGCGGGCAGGCGCAAGCCGACGCGAGCGTGGTCGAGCTGGCGAAGAAGATGACGTGGCTGGAGCGCTCGCTCCGCGCGGGACGGCTCCTCTGA
- a CDS encoding trypsin-like peptidase domain-containing protein, translating into MSTPQRFVIRHLSGSKANQVEEFPFAAFDEVTFGREADAAVTYDPDIDELVSREHLKITRDGDDTYSITDLGSRNGTFVNKIQVAGSASIRPGDTVQLGEGGPEFVFDAEPRPARETVIARPRSSKATTLSPSLASAAERAPEKAGVGRETVERIVTESHRQSQRKSTGLLLGVSAGVLALVAALFFFLRPEPQDVRGDVRTVVDSLAAAGPMSPAAITNAHGDAVVFIESSWKLLDANSDRQVYQRYEMTDLGNGQVTPLAVFVRLPDGQVEPFLELADPDGINQPIRSASTGSGFVVSQDGFILTNKHVVAGWNYPYFFPQGTFPAKMYPVTQDGQLGEPTVLQSPEQVGQWIPTRSVFYQQQQTGITNQSPLKGEPEIQVTFQNSDIPFEAEMERLSPRGDAATIKIDAQEPLHAVTLHDSYETSEVGEPVVIMGYPGISGIDVSVVQNTEAGGGGMVGTYVPRVTVTPANISSIHRSRNAAQGSNPNERVVSYSGFPDAYQLSTSETGNGNSGGPVFDDHGRVIGIFTYGRTMGSTNVTYAIPIKYGMDLMRATGTL; encoded by the coding sequence ATGAGCACTCCCCAACGCTTCGTCATCCGGCACCTGTCCGGCTCCAAGGCCAACCAGGTCGAGGAGTTCCCCTTCGCCGCCTTCGACGAGGTCACCTTCGGCCGCGAGGCCGACGCCGCGGTGACCTACGACCCCGACATCGACGAGCTCGTCAGCCGCGAGCACCTCAAGATCACCCGCGACGGCGACGACACGTACTCGATCACCGACCTCGGCAGCCGCAACGGCACGTTCGTCAACAAGATCCAGGTGGCCGGGAGCGCGTCGATCCGGCCCGGCGACACGGTCCAGCTCGGCGAGGGCGGCCCCGAGTTCGTGTTCGACGCCGAGCCCCGCCCGGCCCGCGAGACGGTCATCGCCCGGCCCCGCTCGAGCAAGGCCACGACGCTCTCGCCGTCGCTGGCCTCGGCCGCCGAGCGCGCCCCGGAGAAGGCCGGCGTCGGCCGGGAGACCGTCGAGCGGATCGTGACCGAGAGCCACCGCCAGTCGCAGCGGAAGTCGACGGGCCTCCTCCTCGGGGTGAGCGCCGGCGTGCTCGCCCTCGTCGCCGCCCTGTTCTTCTTCCTCCGGCCCGAGCCCCAGGACGTCCGGGGCGACGTCCGGACCGTCGTCGACTCGCTGGCGGCGGCCGGCCCGATGTCGCCGGCCGCGATCACCAACGCCCACGGCGACGCCGTCGTCTTCATCGAGTCGAGTTGGAAGCTGCTCGACGCCAACTCCGACCGGCAGGTCTACCAGCGGTACGAGATGACCGACCTCGGCAACGGGCAGGTCACCCCGTTGGCCGTCTTCGTCCGGCTCCCCGACGGCCAGGTCGAGCCGTTCCTCGAGTTGGCGGACCCCGACGGGATCAACCAGCCGATCCGGAGCGCGTCGACGGGATCCGGCTTCGTGGTCAGCCAGGACGGGTTCATCCTCACGAACAAGCACGTCGTCGCGGGTTGGAACTACCCGTACTTCTTCCCGCAGGGGACCTTCCCCGCCAAGATGTACCCGGTGACGCAGGACGGCCAGCTCGGCGAGCCGACGGTCCTCCAGTCGCCCGAGCAGGTCGGCCAGTGGATCCCGACGCGGTCCGTGTTCTACCAGCAGCAGCAGACGGGGATCACGAACCAGAGCCCGCTCAAGGGCGAGCCCGAGATCCAGGTCACGTTCCAGAACTCGGACATCCCGTTCGAGGCCGAGATGGAGCGGCTCTCCCCGCGCGGCGACGCGGCGACCATCAAGATCGACGCGCAGGAGCCGCTCCACGCCGTCACGCTCCACGACTCGTACGAGACGTCTGAGGTCGGCGAGCCCGTCGTGATCATGGGCTACCCCGGCATCTCGGGGATCGACGTGTCGGTCGTCCAGAACACCGAGGCCGGCGGGGGCGGGATGGTCGGGACGTACGTCCCCCGCGTGACGGTCACGCCGGCCAACATCTCGTCGATCCACCGGAGCCGGAACGCGGCCCAGGGCTCCAACCCGAACGAGCGCGTCGTCTCGTACAGCGGCTTCCCCGACGCCTACCAGCTCTCGACGAGCGAGACCGGCAACGGGAACAGCGGCGGGCCCGTGTTCGACGACCACGGCCGCGTGATCGGCATCTTCACGTACGGCCGGACCATGGGGAGCACGAACGTGACCTACGCCATCCCGATCAAGTACGGGATGGACCTCATGCGCGCGACGGGCACGCTCTAG
- a CDS encoding PP2C family protein-serine/threonine phosphatase, protein MAAPAPPDPFDLDVAIVSDVGNVREQNEDRGRCVRPGDAATLGQRGVLVLVADGMGGHEAGDVASATAADVVAETYYAAPGTPREALGRAFVSANARIHAAAAQPGREGMGTTCTALAVRGAEAFWAHVGDSRLYRLRDGQIERLTTDHSMVEEMVAEGLLTPEEARHHDARNVITRALGIRAETDPALSGPLAVAPGDVFVLMSDGLYDLVDDAEIGHALEGGSAHAAAAVLVETAKARGGYDNVTVAVVQVRTATAARPARPTAEGPTS, encoded by the coding sequence GTGGCGGCCCCCGCTCCGCCCGACCCGTTCGACCTCGACGTCGCGATCGTGTCCGACGTCGGCAACGTCCGGGAGCAGAACGAGGACCGGGGCCGGTGCGTCCGCCCGGGCGACGCGGCCACGCTCGGGCAGCGCGGCGTCCTCGTCCTCGTGGCCGACGGGATGGGCGGGCACGAGGCCGGCGACGTCGCCAGCGCGACCGCCGCCGACGTCGTGGCCGAGACCTACTACGCCGCACCGGGCACGCCGCGCGAGGCCCTCGGCCGGGCGTTCGTGTCGGCCAACGCCCGGATCCACGCCGCGGCGGCCCAGCCAGGGCGCGAGGGCATGGGGACGACCTGCACGGCCCTCGCGGTCCGGGGCGCCGAGGCGTTCTGGGCCCACGTCGGCGACAGCCGCCTCTACCGCCTCCGCGACGGGCAGATCGAGCGGCTGACGACCGACCACTCGATGGTCGAGGAGATGGTGGCCGAAGGCCTCCTCACGCCTGAGGAGGCCCGCCACCACGACGCGCGCAACGTGATCACGCGGGCCCTCGGGATCCGCGCCGAGACCGACCCGGCCCTGAGCGGGCCGCTGGCGGTCGCGCCCGGCGACGTGTTCGTGCTGATGTCGGACGGCCTGTACGACCTCGTCGACGACGCCGAGATCGGCCACGCGCTGGAGGGCGGGAGCGCTCACGCTGCGGCGGCGGTGCTCGTCGAGACGGCCAAGGCCCGGGGCGGCTACGACAACGTGACCGTGGCGGTCGTCCAGGTGCGCACGGCGACGGCGGCCCGCCCGGCCCGGCCCACGGCCGAGGGCCCGACGTCATGA
- a CDS encoding serine/threonine-protein kinase, which yields MDLRPGTLLGDYRLAARLGQGGMGTVFRAEHVRIGRVVALKVLRDPDLSARFLNEARIQAGLRHPNVATLYDYFECDGRACITMELIEGETLADRLRRGPLPWPEAVAVLRPIVEAVAYLHAHGVIHRDLKSHNVKVTPEGRVTLLDFGIAKELGAQGLTAGDAVPGTPEYLSPEQVRGRPPDARSDVWALGVLLYELLTGDVPFQAPSAFRLFERIARGEYAPPSARVRSVPPEADALVARCLRPDPAARFADAGAVLAALPSARRPDPTPEHALRSGPVRRARRPRPVLTRAHAGWVAAAVAALALVALVGRTLSDGPVAIDPPPAVAEAARPADAVPVGVTIDAVGPPAEVWRGGVRLGQTPLVIDSYVGEPVEVELRRDSAREPVRFETTAGKRAYTVTLPR from the coding sequence GTGGACCTCCGCCCCGGCACCCTCCTCGGCGACTACCGCCTCGCCGCCCGGCTCGGCCAGGGCGGCATGGGCACCGTGTTCCGCGCCGAGCACGTCCGGATCGGGCGGGTCGTCGCGCTGAAGGTGCTCCGCGACCCGGACCTCTCCGCCCGCTTCCTCAACGAGGCGAGGATCCAGGCCGGCCTCCGGCACCCCAACGTCGCCACGCTCTACGACTACTTCGAGTGCGACGGCCGGGCGTGCATCACGATGGAGCTGATCGAGGGCGAGACGCTCGCCGACCGGCTCCGCCGGGGCCCGTTGCCGTGGCCCGAGGCCGTCGCCGTGCTCCGCCCCATCGTCGAGGCCGTGGCCTACCTCCACGCCCACGGCGTGATCCACCGGGACCTCAAGAGCCACAACGTGAAGGTCACGCCGGAGGGCCGGGTGACGCTCCTCGACTTCGGGATCGCCAAGGAGCTCGGCGCGCAGGGCCTGACCGCCGGGGACGCGGTGCCCGGCACGCCGGAGTACCTCTCGCCCGAGCAAGTCCGCGGCCGGCCGCCCGACGCCCGGTCCGACGTATGGGCCCTCGGCGTGCTCCTCTACGAGTTGCTCACGGGCGACGTCCCGTTCCAGGCGCCGTCGGCGTTCCGCCTGTTCGAGCGGATCGCGCGCGGCGAGTACGCCCCGCCCTCGGCCCGCGTCCGCTCGGTCCCCCCCGAGGCCGACGCCCTCGTGGCCCGGTGCCTCCGCCCGGACCCAGCCGCCCGATTCGCCGACGCCGGGGCCGTCCTCGCGGCACTCCCGAGCGCGCGGCGGCCCGACCCCACGCCTGAGCACGCCCTCCGCTCTGGTCCCGTCCGAAGGGCCCGTCGCCCACGGCCCGTGCTCACCCGCGCCCACGCCGGTTGGGTCGCTGCCGCCGTCGCAGCCCTCGCGCTGGTGGCCCTCGTCGGGCGGACGCTCAGCGACGGGCCGGTCGCGATCGACCCGCCCCCCGCGGTCGCCGAGGCGGCCCGGCCCGCCGACGCGGTCCCCGTCGGCGTGACGATCGACGCGGTCGGGCCGCCGGCGGAGGTCTGGCGCGGCGGCGTCCGCCTCGGGCAGACGCCCCTCGTGATCGACAGCTACGTCGGCGAGCCCGTCGAGGTCGAACTCCGCCGCGACAGCGCCCGCGAGCCCGTCCGCTTCGAGACGACGGCCGGCAAGCGGGCCTACACCGTCACCCTCCCCCGCTGA
- a CDS encoding outer membrane protein — protein sequence MTRLPLAALLAALALTPAAAQNCTQALDRAQSSYQSGEFDQTIDRLTTCLEADAFSIEERRAAYRLIGLSYIGKDREADAREAVASLLEVAPNYEPDPALDPPPFVRLVSEMRRGRPAPARTGGAVASTRDGFSVSFGAHALGYSDDDDDSFSGGGGALTLSYGVSPTLSVHAQLSGSSATGDAPYDLQLGRAGLGGRYHFGGGRAQLVPFVGAGVEFQTATYSADATSGATGSVDYTGPAGEVEGGVRYFFSPSLAVDAGLSAAFASLSYEAGGQTDTVAATTVFLGAGLTWQP from the coding sequence ATGACGCGCCTCCCCCTCGCCGCCCTGCTCGCGGCCCTCGCCCTCACCCCGGCCGCGGCCCAGAACTGCACCCAGGCCCTCGACCGGGCCCAGTCGAGCTACCAGTCCGGCGAGTTCGACCAGACGATCGACCGGCTGACGACCTGCCTGGAGGCCGACGCGTTCTCGATCGAGGAGCGCCGCGCAGCCTACCGGCTCATCGGCCTGAGCTACATCGGGAAGGACCGCGAGGCCGACGCCCGCGAGGCCGTCGCATCCCTTCTCGAGGTGGCCCCGAACTACGAGCCCGACCCGGCCCTCGACCCGCCCCCGTTCGTCCGCCTCGTGAGCGAGATGCGGCGGGGCCGGCCGGCCCCGGCGCGCACCGGTGGCGCGGTGGCCTCCACCCGCGACGGGTTTTCCGTCTCGTTCGGCGCCCACGCCCTCGGCTACTCCGACGACGATGACGACTCGTTCAGCGGCGGCGGCGGCGCCCTCACCCTGAGCTACGGGGTGTCACCAACGCTCTCGGTTCACGCCCAGCTCAGCGGGTCCTCGGCCACTGGCGACGCGCCCTACGACCTCCAGCTCGGGCGCGCGGGCCTCGGCGGGCGGTACCACTTCGGCGGCGGGCGGGCCCAGCTCGTGCCGTTCGTCGGCGCCGGGGTCGAGTTCCAGACGGCGACCTACTCCGCCGACGCGACCTCGGGCGCCACCGGCTCGGTCGACTACACCGGCCCCGCGGGCGAGGTCGAGGGCGGCGTCCGGTACTTCTTCTCGCCGTCGCTGGCCGTCGACGCGGGCCTCTCGGCCGCGTTCGCCTCGCTCTCCTACGAGGCCGGTGGCCAGACCGACACGGTGGCGGCGACGACCGTCTTCCTCGGCGCCGGACTGACCTGGCAGCCGTAG
- a CDS encoding BLUF domain-containing protein: MLTQLVYASSAVGALSGDDLAQILRASRARNGAAAVTGALLYHEGNIMQVLEGSPEAVEAVYTRVEADPRHRGVIMLYRASAEERAFPDWSMGLVRPEDVAGERDGVHSLFDVAVPGPDRARRLLHAFRALVSR; the protein is encoded by the coding sequence ATGCTGACCCAACTCGTCTACGCCTCGTCCGCCGTCGGCGCGCTCAGCGGCGACGACCTCGCCCAGATCCTGCGCGCGAGTCGAGCGAGGAACGGCGCGGCCGCCGTGACGGGCGCGTTGCTCTATCACGAGGGCAACATCATGCAGGTGCTCGAAGGCTCGCCCGAGGCGGTCGAGGCCGTCTACACCCGCGTTGAGGCCGACCCCCGCCACCGCGGCGTCATCATGCTGTACCGGGCCTCCGCCGAGGAGCGCGCGTTCCCCGACTGGTCGATGGGGCTCGTCCGGCCGGAGGACGTCGCAGGCGAACGCGACGGCGTCCACTCGTTGTTCGACGTGGCCGTGCCGGGTCCGGACCGCGCGCGGCGCTTGCTCCACGCCTTCCGCGCGCTCGTCAGCCGCTGA